From the Astyanax mexicanus isolate ESR-SI-001 chromosome 12, AstMex3_surface, whole genome shotgun sequence genome, the window aatgtaaataacttattttatcgcagaaaaaaaaaggattttgtaTCTACACCTACATCTATAGCccgtatacgggacaaggcattttaaggagTTAAACTCACCCCTATTTTTAagaaaattccaaaaaaaaacaattaacagtTTTTCTGCCAGAATACAACATGGTTAAGAGATTGTGTGTGAAATTGTCCTGTAGTATGGCCTCATCTACATGTTGCCTTTGCCTCTCTGCAGGAATAGACCAGGGTCAGATGACGTATGAAGGTCAGCACTGGCATGCGTCCGAGGCCTGCTTTTGCTGCGCGCACTGCCGACTCCCCCTTCTGGGCAGACCGTTCCTCCCCCGCGGGGGACTCATCTTCTGCTCTCGGCCGTGTTCCCTGGGAGAAGACCCCGACAATTCGGACTCCTGCGACTCGGCCCTGCAGAGCAAACctgccacacacaaacacacacagcagcagcaccgAAATTCACCACTTCGGCCACTGGAGGGCAGCTGTGCATCCACAGCCACTGTGAAAACATCTACTGCTAGTACATCAGCTCAACCGTCAGAGAGCAGAGGTATGACATTACTGGTATAAAgtacatgtacagtaccagtttaaagtgtggacacacctcttctcattctgtgtgttttttctttctattatGATGTCTTGTATATATTGCAAATtttatattgaagacattaaagctatacaggaacacatggaatacatttgtaaacaaaaagtgttgtaCAAAGTGTGTCCTGCTGTTTGCTGAAttttatattgaaataaaatattttccttCTGATATATTtccctctttttttgtttttaaggtgTGCACACTCATTTACACAATGACGGCCCCCCACCTCCACCTTACAGAGAGAGACTGCCTCAGAACTCACATTCTCCCTCCCAGCTCACCTCCTTAGCCAATGGCTGGGTTCCACCTTCTTCAGGAGACCAGTCAAAGGCTGACAAACACTGCAGGCTGGAATACATGGTAGAGCTGAATGGATATGCAGATTTTGGGCCTTTTCCACCAAGCTGTACCTCCAGAGGGACCTCAACATCAAAAGACAGCTGCAAACTGGTGGAAATAAGCAGTTCAAGTAAGttctaacacacacatatatacagctcctagaaaaataacagaccacttaaaaattgagtttatttgattttaccaaattaaaaaccatcAAATCCAGCTTTCCACCAAGCTGTAAAAGTGAAGTAAAAGAATaatctggtgtagcttgaagttttCTGATTGCCCTGTTAGTATGCCCTGcttttatttaggaaatcagcgccgcCAGACTGTCTGCAGACAGAGAAAGTGTAAATGAGTCGGATTGCCACGCCACGATCTAACGAAACTAGTGAAATAGtgaaattagagaaactgattcaaaaatggaagtgatctcttatttttttcctatatatatatagctcaggaaaaaaataagagatctctctctctctctctctctctctctctctctatatatatatatatatatatatatatatatatatatagagagagagagagagagagagagagagagagagagagagagagattattgatttattacaCAGTCTGACAAATCGGTGTTCCAGATGTTTTGTGGAAAAAACAGACATGGGATGGACCAAAaatgaaaaggaccatccagactgttatcagaaaCATGTCCAAAAGCCAGGGTTCATCATGGTGGGGTTGTaccagtacacttctgtgatgggTCGTACAATTTTCAACAAGGCAATTCAAAATCACATTTTACATTGTGtaaacattacaaaagcatggTTGTCAAGGAATGGGTATGGGTACTGCACACATACAAGAATGGATGTATGTTAACAAATAAAATAGATTGACCAGAAAAACAAGGTATATATTTGGATTATACTGTCTGTAATTAAGTAGAAggctaagtaaatataaatataaaagtaatgtttttttgcGATTAACCCTtgatgtaaaggttctttactttacctaaaaattaaatattatttttcattCCCACTCATATCCTTCTTTTTTTTCAATCTTTATTTAGGTATCCTCACTCCACCCAATTCCTCCCCTGTGTTTGACTCCCTAAACCACACAGACTCTttccctcctcctccacctcctgttTTCATTGGCCCTGATGATTTGCCAATCCTGCCCTCATCTGATGCCCCTCAGCCTGAGGACCTCCCCCCTCCACCCGCTCCACAGCCAGGACGGACAAGGGTCAGCTTCAGGGAGCCAATCAGCTGCAGCTATTCagtggatgaagatgaagatgaggaagagccTGAGCTTGAGGAGGATCGAAGAGAGGGGGATGAGGGAGAgcaacaggaggaggaggaggaggaagaggaagctgATGGAGGTTTTGGACACAAACTACGCCTTCGAGCTGGAATGCCCCCTCAGATGGATCTGTTGGGTAAGAGCATTAAGGCTTAGAATTGCAGCAAAGTATCCCCACacaatcacactaccaccaccctgcTTAACAGTTTATATGAGAAAATCAAATTTGTGAGAAGTCAGGCCAGACTGTATTGAAGGGGCCATGGAGTGGCATAGTCTTCAACAGCAAGATGAACGGTTTGATGTCACGCGTCACGTCACATATCCAGAAAGCCTTGTGTCATGGTTTGGGGTGCACAACacaaatatgaccaagagttacCCATTTTAGcgtacatttttaatcatttattgttcctgggaACCTTTATATTCCTTCTGGATAGCATTGCAGTCCAATATGTCCTtgtgggtgcaactatttttacaCCTATCTTTATTTTATGTTAAGTTTATTTGaagaactgtattttttgcactataaggtgcactggattataaggcgcattctgcgacactagtaaggaaaaggggtgttaccattttttccttctaattcagcaggtctggctgctgggtggtggtagtggggaaaactgtaattcttaaaaaaaaaagaatgttaatctacagtttttctactaaaactgtttatttgggtgagtaaagtgcttctgtttgttacaaaaagcttagatttcctaatttccattaaggctgggtgcagcagcattagtggctaaccgctagcgctagaaAATGCAGCCCGATAGCGCTATACTGAGAagctctgagtgttccagtaaccctgggtgatgttagctagcggttcttcccatatagcttgttttaacacgatacaATTGCAGgatacagttcgatatactcacctttgaacagcgaaagagctagtgcttagtgcggttagcggctaattctgctccagcagcgcAACTGGGGATCCAGCCTTGGTGCtagagaactgaactgaaactcctgtataaagctgcactttagcggagtgactggctggtaaaattcatacaaaagatgtaccagattataaggcgcactgacaatttgggggaaaattaaaggaatttatgtgcatcttaaaataagaaaaatatgatAGTATGTAATGTTTGAATCTTTATCTTTTACAGCTTCGTTTAATCAACTAAAAAACtgccttcttttcttttcagacgGTTCATACCATCGCAGTTTCCGGCGGGGGGTTGCAGGCCCATCCACCCGCAGCCATGTGGATTCAGACTCCTCGCTCCACCTGGGCACAGAAAGACGCTTCAGACGCTCACGCCGCGACAGACCCCGCCTGGACACGCTGGAGTGGAGAGGAGGGGAGCGCCCACAACCCTCCACCAGCACCCCTGATGGAGATGGCAGTGCCCGGCTGACCCTTCACTCCACCCGTTACAGACACGAGGACTCCTGCTCCACCTGCTCATCTTCATCAGACTCAGAGGAGGAAGGCTTCTTCCTGGGACAGCGTATTCCCTTGCCCCCGCAACTCTCTGGACAAGATAGGGccagggatggagagagaggagaggaggaggagatgaaAAAGAGAGGCAGcctgagggggaggaggaggacacacagtctgagcagcaaagacaaagacaaagataAAAACTGCATACtgtcttgagagagagagagagaaacaaactcACTCAGCTacaggctgtgttcacattataGAACGAAATTTGCCCAATTCAGATCAGAATTTACAGATCTGTGTGAACACAACAAAATCTGATTTGTTTCTAATCACGTTTAACCCCATTTCAAACATAGGCTGTGATTGGACAGATTCAGTATGAAGCAATTAGAGCTGTACTGATAattagtgcactgtgatgcacTGATACAAAGATTCTaatgttatatttaattataatctggtataattatattaaatgaaGTATTttctaggggtgggtgatatgaccctaaaataatatcacaatatttcagggtatttttgcgataactatattCAGTGACAAAACTCTGACACTTGTCTAATTAATTTTAGAAATAtaatactacagtaaaattaattatatttcgagttttatttagtataaatataagagtttcataaaataagttaaaacaaaaaattctGTAAaggtttgtctattttgtaaacagtaacttcACAAGACccttattttgtataaaataaaaaacaaggtaAAGTAACAACAATAATCTACAACAAAACCAAATGTTGCACATGTAGtgcactgcaaacaaacaattaaaagtaaaaagaaaaaagactatTTAATTGCGATATCACAATctggattttttctttttttttacagattttttgacGTTTATTGTGTATGATAAAAAATGGTACACCCATTGTATTTGCAAACATTTGGCCAAAATAAAATGCATGGGCCGTTTCCGGCCGGTTATAAATCAGTTTAAGCAGAAAACCCAGAATTAttccaaaataataaaaacatattgtaaTACAATTTGAGGTTTTAGCAATGGTAGTGTTTCTGAAACCTACTTTTAATTTCCTAATGTTCAAGATTTACTCCTTTagcaatttttgtttgtttgtttgtttgttttatttttttaaactcagtTCCAGAAAGTTGGGATGCtgggtaaaatgtaaataaatgcagaTAAAAACAGAATGACATTATTTGCAAACCTCATAGACACATTTTATTCACAttagaacatagaacacatatcagatgttgagATTTTCCAATTCCCAACTTAGCGCTTTCAATATTTGATATTTGTTAAATGTTCTTGTGTGAATAAAAAATGAATCTATTGAGATCTGCAAATTTTTtcttcacatttatttttattttacacagtgaAAAAGTGTTACACACATTCATCTGACAATTaaggtttgtaatgtgaacgcagttCTGGAGACATTAGAGTTTGTTGCCTCTTGCCTTTGTCAAGCAAGTTGATTCAGGAACTTTATGGTTTTAAAGATGTTTGATCAATACTTACATCCACAACGGACACTTGTGGAGTGTGGACCCCAGATTGGCTCTGCAACAAAGCCTACACGCCAAGAAACTACTGCAATTCACATTTAAGACTGAACAGAAATCATTTAGGAcactttgtatgtttttttttataaaacaaagaGCTTTTGTTGGGCAAATGGAATGATCTAGACCTCTTTATGGATTGCTGAAGCACTTTgctattttttatatacagttttataaaGAGAAGAGAGCTTCCTCTAACTTTTTTTATGTCTTGGAGCCAAGAAACATTTAGCCTATAGTGTGAGCAGGATTGGTGCTTGCAGTTAGGTGCTTTTCCTCTTTACTGGAACCAACTTCTTCACTGTCCA encodes:
- the prickle3 gene encoding prickle planar cell polarity protein 3 isoform X1 gives rise to the protein MFTRGSKKRRSNRSEEDPDRGQPCMRCGEQCPGFRMHGWRKICVHCKCVREEHAVRAVPGQLERMMMKLVSDFQRHSISDDDSGCASEEYAWVPPGLKPEQVYQYFSCIPEDKVPYVNSPGERYRIKQLLHQLPAHDSEPQYCNSLDDEEKKELRLFSQQRKRENLGRGIVRLFPVTMTGAICQQCGRQICGGDIAVFASRAGHGTCWHPQCFQCATCSELLVDLIYFYQDSHIYCGRHHAERIKPRCQACDEVILADECTEAEGRHWHMRHFCCFECETALGGQRYIMRESRPYCCTCYESFYAEYCDTCGEHIGIDQGQMTYEGQHWHASEACFCCAHCRLPLLGRPFLPRGGLIFCSRPCSLGEDPDNSDSCDSALQSKPATHKHTQQQHRNSPLRPLEGSCASTATVKTSTASTSAQPSESRGVHTHLHNDGPPPPPYRERLPQNSHSPSQLTSLANGWVPPSSGDQSKADKHCRLEYMVELNGYADFGPFPPSCTSRGTSTSKDSCKLVEISSSSILTPPNSSPVFDSLNHTDSFPPPPPPVFIGPDDLPILPSSDAPQPEDLPPPPAPQPGRTRVSFREPISCSYSVDEDEDEEEPELEEDRREGDEGEQQEEEEEEEEADGGFGHKLRLRAGMPPQMDLLDGSYHRSFRRGVAGPSTRSHVDSDSSLHLGTERRFRRSRRDRPRLDTLEWRGGERPQPSTSTPDGDGSARLTLHSTRYRHEDSCSTCSSSSDSEEEGFFLGQRIPLPPQLSGQDRARDGERGEEEEMKKRGSLRGRRRTHSLSSKDKDKDKNCILS
- the prickle3 gene encoding prickle planar cell polarity protein 3 isoform X2; the protein is MYERNHGLHGDLGKICVHCKCVREEHAVRAVPGQLERMMMKLVSDFQRHSISDDDSGCASEEYAWVPPGLKPEQVYQYFSCIPEDKVPYVNSPGERYRIKQLLHQLPAHDSEPQYCNSLDDEEKKELRLFSQQRKRENLGRGIVRLFPVTMTGAICQQCGRQICGGDIAVFASRAGHGTCWHPQCFQCATCSELLVDLIYFYQDSHIYCGRHHAERIKPRCQACDEVILADECTEAEGRHWHMRHFCCFECETALGGQRYIMRESRPYCCTCYESFYAEYCDTCGEHIGIDQGQMTYEGQHWHASEACFCCAHCRLPLLGRPFLPRGGLIFCSRPCSLGEDPDNSDSCDSALQSKPATHKHTQQQHRNSPLRPLEGSCASTATVKTSTASTSAQPSESRGVHTHLHNDGPPPPPYRERLPQNSHSPSQLTSLANGWVPPSSGDQSKADKHCRLEYMVELNGYADFGPFPPSCTSRGTSTSKDSCKLVEISSSSILTPPNSSPVFDSLNHTDSFPPPPPPVFIGPDDLPILPSSDAPQPEDLPPPPAPQPGRTRVSFREPISCSYSVDEDEDEEEPELEEDRREGDEGEQQEEEEEEEEADGGFGHKLRLRAGMPPQMDLLDGSYHRSFRRGVAGPSTRSHVDSDSSLHLGTERRFRRSRRDRPRLDTLEWRGGERPQPSTSTPDGDGSARLTLHSTRYRHEDSCSTCSSSSDSEEEGFFLGQRIPLPPQLSGQDRARDGERGEEEEMKKRGSLRGRRRTHSLSSKDKDKDKNCILS